In Pectinophora gossypiella chromosome 1, ilPecGoss1.1, whole genome shotgun sequence, one genomic interval encodes:
- the LOC126366821 gene encoding inosine triphosphate pyrophosphatase, protein MTNLPKFKSFVVKLMLKTTIKCSQSRIFTSFANSCHFNLYVSQRTIPKMSDKCHDITFVTGNARKLEELRAIVGNTFPFQIISHKLDLPELQGDLEEVSVKKCQEAARRLKSRVLVEDTALCFNAMQGLPGPYIKWFLEKLQPEGVHRMLSGWEDKSAEAVCTFAYCDGTCDDDNVMLFQGRTKGTIVSPRGCTDFGWDCIFQPEGYDKTYGELPKEEKNKISHRYRALEKLKKHFENCK, encoded by the coding sequence ATGACAAATTTACCAAAATTCAAAAGTTTTGTGGTTAAGTTAATGCTAAAAACCACGATAAAATGCTCACAGTCTCGCATTTTTACATCATTTGCTAATAGTTGTCACTTCAATTTGTACGTCTCACAGAGAACTATACCAAAAATGTCTGATAAGTGTCATGATATAACCTTCGTTACTGGTAATGCAAGGAAGTTAGAAGAGCTGCGAGCCATTGTGGGGAACACCTTTCCGTTTCAAATAATTAGTCACAAGTTAGATTTACCGGAGCTCCAGGGAGACCTTGAGGAGGTTTCTGTGAAGAAGTGCCAAGAAGCGGCGCGGCGTCTGAAAAGTCGCGTTCTCGTGGAAGATACTGCGCTATGCTTCAACGCTATGCAAGGCTTGCCTGGCCCTTACATCAAATGGTTCCTAGAAAAGTTGCAGCCAGAGGGAGTTCATAGAATGTTGTCAGGCTGGGAGGATAAAAGTGCTGAAGCAGTGTGCACATTCGCATACTGTGATGGAACATGTGATGATGACAATGTTATGTTGTTCCAAGGGAGAACGAAGGGTACCATCGTGTCTCCGAGAGGCTGCACGGATTTCGGCTGGGACTGCATATTCCAGCCAGAAGGCTATGACAAAACATACGGTGAACTACCAAAggaagagaaaaataaaatatctcatAGATACAGAGCTTTGGAGaagttaaaaaaacattttgaaaattgtaagtag
- the LOC126373834 gene encoding protein artichoke: MDFKVETTLLWLILVINALVTAQSTICPIPETILPCICTNRNEDIQIWCTHSDLPQVVKGVQKVGDYIRKPIDELIIENNYLPSLPGKIFQNVKILRLMLRHNGLERVSAAWLETQEANLVEIYIVENDLRNVPAESLMKLQNLQAVTIESQNLKRIPALLNMPKLRYVNIQSESLIAVNEHTFENLPILERLFIRGSPNLRILKENALYNLPKLRRLEITDCGINLIHMRALSLLPTLSELSLSNNKINDATMVGRATRDLPNLTLLNLNHNLIDKLNEGAFVDQPMLEKLYLSNNNINIIHHGAFHRVPKLRIVDLNYNQISQIHPESFLQQSGSGVEELTLIGNQIMHISEFRALLDALPRLRFLDMSDNLLQEIPRGALRGHPNLERLHLNKNNIKFIQADAFMTMPALRELHLRNNSLTDMIEGPFWNLPALKGLDLSYNLFQRLQPKLLFNLPSLRRINFSNNQLAIIDPITFMQTPLLEFINISSNALVSTHPATFRNLENLYELDVSSNRLVEFVPGLPRGLEKLYLQKNQITNLPMPPSPDLDLPSLRTLDISNNGIQKVPHNSMKTLHNLRRFYMKRNGLRQIDVTTFSDLGQLEVLDLSDNQIISIHPKSFSNMANLKQVNLHGNTIENFDFVAIKDNAVLSTLDFSKNKLKSISPNIVNKALDVEVLNISSNHLNELPVTLNMLPKLKILDASYNHIKRFDGNTINNIHSLTGIKMPNNKLTEIRTGTFRDLRDLETIDLDNNQIEIIHAKAIENLPNLVAIHLSRNHIVDLPDRVFSNLPKLRIIEMQGNRLQFISVRAFENIPLVQYMNLSNNQLTNIDSSGLRQLSSLEVLDLSLNRLTQITRATFQYMEWLVELNLDNNHICHVGGQPFDFMPRLKVLSLRNNKLTTVSEPTFAKLRNNIAILDMDGNPLVCNCRIIWLKSWLSESSSIGPKCADGTYVKGMPFSRDDCVNAPVSNEDLRSCVTHENEALLPNLATSQVFSSLDKIKDYATQIRNNYQINKITNRPSPEESEYFYDEYVDYPYNETLIDGLNNEVNQIQNTNRSQTLGQTPTIYAGMKNNMGNKNTVATTSKPPTGGFTFFGMPLPSIDMGKLLNTGRKADWTENKNQNGNKYHTPDTPKFETGGFEPVLPTTAGGFTPILNPAINMTHNILNSQGGSNYSMGGNVQQSIAVDSSKPPVKIVQSNTTHQKMKSEIHELQAYLDDDNSTHIAYNRTKNVEEQKSDPINLSKYNMMESNLTITQVTEKEGILITTDTSHDMSLQAWMETSTVSYGSSTPVTSKPPIKKHVDNIENQPTALSAVLVPNNEELIRRNYSKRPATITKVNMPHVEHYDLRDNYSPVINREAKTRFTEPLNPVNTRTKQSDGKDWYYKNYNNSNLEPYIAPGVHTTNRSFQINKSAVILYHMICYIICRFI, from the exons ATGGATTTCAAAGTGGAAACGACGCTCCTATGGCTCATTCTCGTGATAAATGCACTTGTGACAGCACAATCCACAATATGCCCGATTCCGGAAACGATACTTCCATGCATATGCACGAACAGAAACGAAGATATTCAGATATG GTGCACACACAGCGATTTGCCGCAAGTTGTCAAGGGAGTCCAGAAAGTTGGAGATTACATCAGAAAGCCAATAGATGAActcataattgaaaataattacctCCCATCGCTACCAGGGAAGATATTCCAAAATGTGAAAATACTCCGCTTGATGTTACGTCACAATGGTCTCGAAAGAGTATCCGCAGCATGGTTGGAAACGCAAGAAGCAAACTTGGTAGAAATATACATAGTCGAAAATGATTTGAGAAATGTACCCGCTGAGAGCCTAATGAAACTACAAAATCTACAAGCAGTTACGATCGAATCACAAAATCTGAAACGGATACCAGCTCTACTAAACATGCCAAAACTAAGATATGTGAACATACAGTCGGAAAGTTTGATTGCTGTAAATGAGCATACATTTGAAAATCTACCAATTCTGGAAAGGTTGTTTATAAGGGGAAGTCCAAACCTTAGAATTCTGAAGGAAAATGCGCTGTATAACTTACCTAAACTGCGTAGACTTGAAATAACAGACTGTGGCATCAATCTTATACACATGAGGGCTCTGTCTCTACTGCCTACATTATCGGAACTATCGTTgagtaacaataaaattaacgaTGCTACAATGGTCGGCCGTGCTACGAGAGACTTGCCAAATCTCACACTTCTAAATCTCAATCATAATCTTATTGATAAACTAAACGAAGGAGCTTTTGTCGATCAGCCTATGCTGGAGAAACTATATCTATCaaacaacaacataaatattatacaccATGGAGCATTTCATAGAGTCCCTAAACTCAGAATTGTTGACCTTAATTATAACCAAATTAGTCAAATACACCCTGAATCATTTTTACAGCAATCCGGTAGTGGCGTAGAAGAGCTTACTCTGATCGGGAACCAAATTATGCATATTTCAGAATTTCGAGCGTTACTTGATGCATTACCTCGCTTGCGATTTCTTGATATGAGCGATAACTTGTTGCAAGAAATTCCTAGAGGCGCTCTACGAGGCCATCCGAATTTAGAGCGGTTACACTTGAACAAAAACAACATTAAATTCATCCAAGCAGACGCGTTTATGACTATGCCTGCGTTGCGAGAGTTACACTTGAGAAATAATTCGCTCACTGACATGATTGAAGGTCCATTTTGGAATCTGCCAGCATTAAAAGGTTTAGATTTGTCTTACAATTTATTCCAACGATTACAACCCAAACTGTTATTCAACCTGCCATCTCTACGGCGAATTAACTTTAGTAACAATCAGCTGGCCATTATAGACCCCATAACATTCATGCAAACACCGTTGTTAGAGTTTATCAATATTTCTTCAAATGCTCTCGTTTCTACACATCCAGCGACATTTAGAAACTTGGAGAATCTCTACGAATTGGATGTTAGTTCGAACAGACTAGTAGAATTTGTTCCTGGTTTGCCTAGAGGAttagaaaaactttatttacagaAGAATCAAATAACAAACTTGCCCATGCCACCATCACCAGACCTAGATCTGCCTTCTTTAAGAACTTTAGATATTTCAAACAATGGAATTCAAAAAGTGCCACACAatagtatgaaaacacttcatAACCTACGCAGATTTTATATGAAACGAAATGGTTTAAGGCAAATCGACGTCACAACGTTCTCGGACTTAGGCCAGTTAGAAGTACTAGATTTGAGCGATAACCAAATAATTTCGATTCACCCTAAAAGCTTCAGTAACATGGCAAATTTAAAGCAAGTAAATTTACATGGGAATACAATAGAAAACTTTGACTTTGTTGCGATTAAAGATAATGCTGTGTTATCAACTTTAGACTTCAGTAAAAACAAACTGAAGAGCATCAGTCCAAATATTGTAAACAAAGCTTTAGATGTCGAAGTCTTAAATATTTCATCAAATCATCTCAACGAATTACCCGTGACATTAAATATGCTGCCTAAATTGAAGATTTTAGATGCCAGTTACAATCATATTAAGCGATTTGATGGAAACACGATAAACAACATACATTCTTTAACAGGTATAAAAATGCCTAACAACAAGTTGACTGAGATACGCACTGGTACTTTCAGAGATCTGAGAGATCTAGAAACGATTGATTTAGACAATAATCAAATTGAAATTATTCACGCAAAAGCGATTGAAAATCTTCCAAACTTGGTGGCAATTCATCTGAGTCGAAACCACATCGTTGACTTGCCTGACCGCGTGTTTTCTAATCTGCCTAAGTTGAGGATAATAGAGATGCAAGGCAACCGACTGCAGTTTATATCAGTTCGAGCTTTCGAGAACATTCCATTGGTTCAGTACATGAATTTAAGCAATAATCAGCTGACTAACATCGATAGCTCGGGATTAAGGCAATTGTCATCTTTGGAAGTGTTAGATCTGAGTCTTAACAGACTGACGCAAATAACGAGAGCCACATTCCAATACATGGAGTGGTTGGTAGAATTGAATTTAGATAACAACCACATTTGTCATGTTGGTGGTCAGCCATTCGATTTTATGCCAAGACTAAAAGTTTTGTCACTACGTAATAACAAATTAACAACGGTGTCTGAGCCAACTTTTGCGAAGTTGCGAAATAACATCGCCATTTTGGACATGGATG GCAATCCTCTCGTGTGCAACTGCAGAATAATATGGCTGAAATCTTGGCTGTCTGAATCATCGTCTATTGGACCGAAATGTGCGGATGGAACCTACGTTAAAGGAATGCCATTTTCAAGAGACGATTGTGTAAATGCACCAGTTAGTAATGAAGACTTAAGGTCGTGCGTAACACACGAAAATGAAGCACTGCTCCCCAACTTGGCAACGTCGCAAGTATTTTCATCATTGGATAAGATAAAAGACTATGCAACGCAAATCAGAAATAACTATCAGATTAATAAAATTACGAATAGACCATCACCTGAAGAATCCGAGTATTTCTATGACGAGTACGTCGATTATCCTTACAACGAGACATTAATCGATGGTCTTAACAACGAAGTCAATCAGATACAGAATACGAATCGATCGCAAACTCTTGGACAAACTCCTACAATCTATGCCGGTATGAAGAATAATATGGGAAATAAAAACACAGTCGCGACCACTAGCAAGCCTCCTACTGGAGGATTCACATTCTTCGGCATGCCTTTACCTTCCATTGACATGGGGAAGCTGTTGAATACTGGTCGCAAAGCAGACTGGACTGAAAACAAGAACCAAAACGGAAATAAATACCATACACCAGATACACCTAAGTTCGAAACTGGAGGTTTTGAACCAGTACTACCAACGACAGCTGGTGGGTTCACACCAATATTGAACCCTGCCATTAATATGACACACAACATTCTTAACAGTCAAGGTGGAAGTAATTATAGCATGGGAGGAAATGTTCAGCAGAGTATAGCAGTGGACTCTTCAAAACCACCAGTCAAAATAGTACAAAGTAACACAACTCATCAAAAGATGAAGAGCGAAATCCACGAACTTCAGGCTTATCTGGACGACGataacagtacacatattgccTACAACAGAACTAAAAATGTAGAAGAACAGAAGAGTGATCCTATCAACTTGAGCAAATACAATATGATGGAGTCAAACCTTACTATAACTCAGGTGACAGAGAAGGAAGGAATACTGATTACTACAGACACAAGCCATGATATGTCATTACAAGCATGGATGGAGACTAGTACTGTGTCATATGGATCTTCCACTCCAGTGACTTCTAAGCCTCCTATCAAAAAACATGTGGATAACATTGAGAACCAGCCTACAGCATTATCAGCTGTTCTGGTGCCAAATAATGAAGAATTAATAAGAAGAAACTACAGTAAGAGACCAGCTACTATCACCAAAGTAAACATGCCTCATGTAGAGCATTATGATTTAAGAGATAACTACTCACCAGTGATAAACAGAGAAGCGAAAACTAGATTTACAGAACCTTTAAACCCCGTGAACACAAGAACGAAACAATCCGATGGAAAAGACTGGtattacaaaaattataataattctaatttAGAGCCTTACATTGCCCCTGGGGTGCACACCACCAATAGAAGCTTTCAGATTAATAAATCAGCTGTTATATTATATCATATGATCTGTTATATAATTTGTAGATTTATATAA
- the LOC126366435 gene encoding 26S proteasome non-ATPase regulatory subunit 7 yields MPSQEVVTTKVVVHPLVLLSVVDHFNRMGKIGNQKRVVGVLLGCWRAKGVLDVSNSFAVPFDEDDKDKSVWFLDHDYLENMYGMFKKVNAREKVVGWYHTGPKLHQNDVAINELIRRYCPNSVLVIIDAKPKDLGLPTEAYRAVEEVHDDGSPTTRTFEHVPSEIGAEEAEEVGVEHLLRDIKDTTVGSLSQRITNQLLGLRGLHSQLSEIRDYLIQVGQGSLPMNHQIIYQLQDIFNLLPDIASDNFIDNLYIKTNDQSLVVYLAALVRSIIALHNLINNKITNRDAEEGKKEEAKDKKDKKDDKDDKKTEDKVKAEKKEKDEKKK; encoded by the exons ATGCCTAGTCAAGAGGTAGTGACTACGAAAGTAGTGGTTCATCCATTGGTTCTACTTAGCGTCGTGGACCATTTCAATCGGATGGGCAAAATTGGCAACCAGAAGCGAGTTGTGGGAGTTCTTCTAGGCTGCTGGAGAGCTAAAGGAGTTTTAGACGTGTCAAACAGTTTTGCAG TACCATTTGATGAGGATGACAAAGACAAAAGTGTGTGGTTCTTGGATCACGATTACTTAGAAAACATGTATGGCATGTTCAAGAAAGTGAATGCCCGGGAGAAGGTTGTGGGCTGGTACCACACCGGTCCTAAACTCCACCAGAATGATGTGGCCATTAATGAGCTGATCAGACGCTACTGCCCTAACTCTGTCCTTGTCATAATTGATGCCAAGCCTAAGGACCTTGGCTTGCCCACTGAGGCTTACCGAGCTGTTGAAGAGGTCCATGATGATGGCAGTCCAACCACTAGGACTTTTGAGCATGTACCGAGTGAGATTGGTGCTGAGGAGGCAGAGGAAGTTGGTGTAGAACATTTGTTGAGAGATATCAAGGACACGACGGTTGGCAGCCTCTCCCAGCGCATCACCAACCAGCTGCTTGGTCTGCGAGGCTTGCACTCACAGCTGAGTGAAATCAGAGACTACCTTATCCAAGTAGGCCAGGGCTCCTTGCCAATGAACCACCAGATCATCTACCAGCTGCAGGATATCTTCAATTTACTGCCTGACATTGCCAGTGACAACTTTATTGACAACCTGTACATCAAGACTAATGATCAGTCTCTTGTTGTGTACCTGGCAGCTCTTGTCCGGTCCATCATAGCCCTCCACAACCTCATTAACAATAAGATTACAAACAGAGATGCTGAAGAAGGCAAGAAAGAAGAAGCAAAAGAtaagaaagataaaaaagacGACAAAGATGACAAGAAAACAGAAGACAAAGTGAAAgctgaaaagaaagaaaaagatgaGAAGAAAAAGTAA